The stretch of DNA AGGTCGATATTGTACACTGTGCAGTTTTTGGTCTTGGCGGCAACTATGGAGAACATACCCACTCCGCCAAACATGTTGATTAGGACCTCACCATCTTGGACCAAATCTGCTATTCTCTTTCTTTCTGTTGATAGTCTTGGCGAGAAAAACGCCTTTTCGACGTCCACTTTGAATCTGCATCCATGTTCTTTGTATTCCGTCTCGGTTTTGTCTTCTCCTGCAATTACCTCTAGCTTTCTTGTCCTAAAGTCGCCTGAGACATCTGAGCTCTGGTAAAAAACAGAGCGTGCAGGATGCACCGCATCCAACAATGTCTGGCCGATTATTTTTTTCTTTGATAGTAGGGAATCTGGAATCCTGACTACTATAATATCACCGATTTGATCAAATGCAGAATACAGCTCGGATGCCTCTGTTGGATTTAACACTCCCTCCAGTGCTTTTTTTAGCATTCGAGTCAATGCTTGTAGTAAAAGTGACCAGAGTCTTTTTGCTGCTTGTCCAGCCTGCTTCCTGCCTTGTTTACTCGTGGTCGTAGCGTTTGCTCGTCCCGCCTAAATGTAATGTCTAAGGAATTGAGGAATCTATTCATTGCATCTGCTTTACTCATTGGTGTTGTTCCGTGGCCGGACTTGCCAGACTCTCCTTCAAAGATTACCATGGTATCAGAAATCAAGTCCATTAGCTGAATGTCATGGTCTATTATGATGGCCGATTTTGCAAAAGATCTTACGAATCTCTGGATGAATTTGGCAATTGCAATTCTGTCTTCGACATCCAAAAATGCCGACGGTTCATCTAGTGCGTAGACATCTGCTTTTTTGAGAAGGCATGTGGCAACTGCCACCTTTTGCAATTCTCCTCCGGACAGGTTCTTGATTGATTTGTTGTATAGTTTTTTGATTTTTAGTGGATCCACGATTTGCTCTTCTTCTATACTTCCAAATATTGGGCCGCCATTTGCCTTGTCCAGTACGGATAACACCTCGACATCATAGTCATTTGGAATGTATTGCGGCTTGTACGATATTGTGATTGCCTTATCAACTGTGCCTTCGTCAGGCTTTTCGACTCCTGCAATCATCTTCATCATGGTTGTTTTTCCAAGGGCATTTGCGCCCATTATTCCCATTACCTCGCCTCGCCTTACTTGGCCTGGTTCAACAGACACGGAAAACGCAGGATAGTTTCGCTTTAGTGCAGGATATTTGATTAGAACTTCGCCTTTCTCAAAGTCTTCTGCAGACGTGGAAACATCAAAGCTGAATTTCTTGTCACGGAACCGGACGTTTTCGTTTGGCAGGTACCCGTCCAAAAATACATTGATTCCCACTTTTGTTGACAAAATTCCAGACACTATACCATATGCGGACGGCTCGCCATACAAAATTTCAATATAATCCGACAAAAAGTCAAGCAGCGTCAAGTCGTGTTCTACCACCATTACTGATTTTCCAATGTTTGCCAAGCTGTGTATTACCCGGGCGACTCCTCTTCTCTGAAATACGTCATTGTAAGAGGATGGCTCGTCAAAAAAGTAAAAGTCAGCTTCCCTTGATGCAGCTGCTGCAACAGAAATTCTTTGTAGTTCTCCACCAGATAATTCCTTTACATGGTGTTCTAGTGAATTTTGCAGGCCAAGCTCCTTGACCAAATCTCCTGTGACCCCTCTCTGATCATATTTGTCCAGCAACTCTTTTCCTGTACCGTCAAAGACTTGGGAAATGTTGTAGACTTGTTGTGGTTTTATTGCCGCTCTTATCTCTTGGTTTTTTATTTTCTCAAAGTGCTCCTTTAGCTCGGTTCCTGCAAATCTCTTTAGTATTTGGTCCCATTCCGGCGGGGAGTCATAATTGCCAAGGTTTGGCTTGAGGTTGCCAGACAAAATGGAAACGACAGTACTTTTTCCCATGCCGTTTCTGCCCAATAATCCTACGACTTCGCCTTTTTTTGGCGTAGGTAATTTGTATAGTCGAAATGAGTTTTTGCCATATTGGTGAATCTTGTCCACTCCTAGTTCTGTTGCCAGATTTACTATTGTGATTGCCTCAAACGGGCATACTTTGACGCAAATCCCGCACCCATTGCAAATATCCTCGTCAATTTGCGCCTTTTTTATCTCCTCATTTAGTATGATACAGTCTGCGCCAGACTTGTTGACGGGACAGTACTTGATGCACTCTAGGCCGCATTTTTTTGGCTGGCACAACTCCTTGTCTAGTACCGCTACTCGGTGCGTCATGGTGTATTCTCTGATCTGGTCAATTTATACCTCATTCGGGACTAGTCGTAATCTTAATACAGAACAATTAGACCAAGACATTCAAGCCGGCCACAGCGTTAGGGCGCGACCCAGTCTCTTTCCGAACCTGGAAGTCAAACCTAATGTCGCCACTGTGTTACTAAGGTGCGAGAGCCCTTGGGAAGTAGTGGTGCTGGCATTTTTTAATCAAATTCTTATACTATACATTTTGTATCATATCAATGCCAATCTGTTCAGTTTGCGGTGCACAGCTAGAAAACGACATTAGATTCATGAACCACATGATGGAAAAGCACAACTTTAGAAATCCGACTGGCGGAACCCCGGATAGAAATTCTAGGGGCTACTAAGATAATCCAGCATCAGTCGCACGCCAAATCCAGTTGCACCTTTTGGGTTGTATGATTTTTCCTTGGCACCTGTCTGTACCCACGCAGTTCCTGCAATGTCAAAGTGAGCCCAAGGCGTGTTTCCAACTGCGTTTGCCAAAAATGCGGCTGCAGTTATTGTTCCGGCAACCCTGCCAGGACCTGTGTTTCTGATATCTGCATAGTCGGACTTTATCATGTCCATGTAATCGTCATTGATTGGAAGCTGCCAGACCTGCTCTCCAGTGTTCTGAGACGATTTTGCAATTTTGTCTGCGATTTTTTTGTTGTTGCTTACTAGGCCTGCGACATTTGCGCCCAGTGCCACAATGCATGCGCCTGTAAGTGTTGCAAAGTCGATTATCTCCTTTGGCTTGTAGGTCTTGATGCCATAGGACAGTGCATCAAATAGGATCAGGCGCCCCTCTGCGTCGGTGTTTAGTATTTCTGCCGTTTTTCCATCGTATAGTTTTATTATGTCACCGGGTCGATATGACTCCCCGCCAGGCATGTTCTCAACTGATGGCACAATTCCAACCAGATTTACAGGAAGCTTTAGCTCCGATGCGGCCTTGATTATTCCAAGTACTGTGCATCCACCACACTTGTCAAACTTCATCTCGTCCATCTTGTCTGCAGGTTTTATCGAAATTCCGCCGGTGTCAAACGTGACTGCTTTTCCTACCAGTATGGTAGGTTTGACGTCTTTTTTGCCGTTGTATTCTAGTATGATGAGTTTTGGTTCGTTTTTGCTTCCCTGACCTACTGCCGTAATTCCACCAAATCCCTTCTGCTTTAGTTCTGCCTTTGATAGTACGGTGCACTTTAGCTTGTTCTTTGATGACAGTGATTTTGCAAAACCTGCCAGTTGTGCAGGATTGCACTCGTTTGGAGGAAGATTTGCAATTTCTCTAGCATAGATGACGCCTTCGGATGCAATATTTGCCCTTGATGCTATTTGTGATGCCTTTGCATCAGATGATATTATTGTGAGATTTGGAATTTTTTTCTTTTCTTTTTTGTACTTGTCAAATGAATACAGCGCAAGTCTAGAGCCTTCCACTATTGCCTCAATTGTTCCCTTGGAGCTAACTGGCAGCCCGCCTGGAATGACTATTGTGTATTCGTCTAGGCCTATCTCGCTTGCCTTTTTTGCAATTTTGCCAGACGTAGACCTCAGCGATTCATGGGTGATTTTGTGCCTAGGGCCAAGGCCAGCAATTAGAATTCTCTGCGCAGGAATCATGTCATGTGTGTGAATAATTGAGATTGCTCCCAGTTTTGCCTTGGTTTCCTTGACTGCATTTTTTGTTGAGTCGACCAGTTTTTGATCTAGTTTTGGAAATCCTAGCGGCAGATCTGATTTTTCTGTGACAAAATAGCAAAGCGATTTTGTTTTTTTCTTGGCAGGATCAGTGTTTTCTGCTTTTACAAACACAAGTCTGCCTCGCATTTTTTGTCTCTATTAAG from Candidatus Nitrosotenuis aquarius encodes:
- a CDS encoding class I SAM-dependent methyltransferase, producing MLKKALEGVLNPTEASELYSAFDQIGDIIVVRIPDSLLSKKKIIGQTLLDAVHPARSVFYQSSDVSGDFRTRKLEVIAGEDKTETEYKEHGCRFKVDVEKAFFSPRLSTERKRIADLVQDGEVLINMFGGVGMFSIVAAKTKNCTVYNIDLNPHAAKLCEESVKLNKKLKGKIISINGDAAQVVREQLCDRGDRTLMLLPERSDEFLDSAVLATKSGGVIHYYSHQHADRRQNSAELSKQHFLQVVPVKAEIIGGRMVRAVGPRYYQTVVDAKITK
- a CDS encoding ribosome biogenesis/translation initiation ATPase RLI, with the protein product MTHRVAVLDKELCQPKKCGLECIKYCPVNKSGADCIILNEEIKKAQIDEDICNGCGICVKVCPFEAITIVNLATELGVDKIHQYGKNSFRLYKLPTPKKGEVVGLLGRNGMGKSTVVSILSGNLKPNLGNYDSPPEWDQILKRFAGTELKEHFEKIKNQEIRAAIKPQQVYNISQVFDGTGKELLDKYDQRGVTGDLVKELGLQNSLEHHVKELSGGELQRISVAAAASREADFYFFDEPSSYNDVFQRRGVARVIHSLANIGKSVMVVEHDLTLLDFLSDYIEILYGEPSAYGIVSGILSTKVGINVFLDGYLPNENVRFRDKKFSFDVSTSAEDFEKGEVLIKYPALKRNYPAFSVSVEPGQVRRGEVMGIMGANALGKTTMMKMIAGVEKPDEGTVDKAITISYKPQYIPNDYDVEVLSVLDKANGGPIFGSIEEEQIVDPLKIKKLYNKSIKNLSGGELQKVAVATCLLKKADVYALDEPSAFLDVEDRIAIAKFIQRFVRSFAKSAIIIDHDIQLMDLISDTMVIFEGESGKSGHGTTPMSKADAMNRFLNSLDITFRRDEQTLRPRVNKAGSRLDKQQKDSGHFYYKH
- a CDS encoding leucyl aminopeptidase; this translates as MRGRLVFVKAENTDPAKKKTKSLCYFVTEKSDLPLGFPKLDQKLVDSTKNAVKETKAKLGAISIIHTHDMIPAQRILIAGLGPRHKITHESLRSTSGKIAKKASEIGLDEYTIVIPGGLPVSSKGTIEAIVEGSRLALYSFDKYKKEKKKIPNLTIISSDAKASQIASRANIASEGVIYAREIANLPPNECNPAQLAGFAKSLSSKNKLKCTVLSKAELKQKGFGGITAVGQGSKNEPKLIILEYNGKKDVKPTILVGKAVTFDTGGISIKPADKMDEMKFDKCGGCTVLGIIKAASELKLPVNLVGIVPSVENMPGGESYRPGDIIKLYDGKTAEILNTDAEGRLILFDALSYGIKTYKPKEIIDFATLTGACIVALGANVAGLVSNNKKIADKIAKSSQNTGEQVWQLPINDDYMDMIKSDYADIRNTGPGRVAGTITAAAFLANAVGNTPWAHFDIAGTAWVQTGAKEKSYNPKGATGFGVRLMLDYLSSP